The following are from one region of the Leptospira terpstrae serovar Hualin str. LT 11-33 = ATCC 700639 genome:
- a CDS encoding cobalamin-binding protein has protein sequence MGPERIICLTEEPTEMLYLLGEEKRIVGISVYTERPTRAKEEKTKVSAFISGNLKKITSLEPDLVIGFSDIQSQFAKDLIERGLNVLIFNQRSISEILSNMQMLGNLVGQAEKAKTLIGGWQKSISEWKREADEKTYKPKVFFQEWDEPMITGIQWVSEAIELAGGDDCFSHLKDRKLAKDRIITAEDVKDANPDIYVGSWCGKAMDWDWVRNKPEWQNTTALKKNKIFEMDPSIILQPGPALFLEGIPKLKEIFSSF, from the coding sequence ATGGGTCCAGAAAGAATCATTTGTTTGACAGAAGAACCAACAGAGATGCTTTATCTGTTAGGTGAAGAGAAAAGAATAGTCGGAATTTCCGTTTATACCGAACGGCCCACTCGAGCCAAGGAAGAAAAAACAAAGGTTTCAGCCTTTATCAGTGGAAACCTTAAAAAAATTACATCACTCGAGCCAGACTTAGTCATTGGTTTTTCTGACATCCAATCCCAATTTGCCAAAGATCTCATTGAACGCGGGTTAAATGTCCTTATCTTCAATCAAAGGTCCATATCTGAGATCCTTTCCAATATGCAAATGTTAGGAAACCTAGTTGGTCAGGCCGAAAAAGCCAAAACACTCATAGGTGGTTGGCAAAAGAGTATTTCAGAATGGAAACGGGAAGCAGACGAGAAAACTTACAAACCGAAAGTTTTCTTTCAAGAATGGGATGAACCGATGATCACTGGAATCCAATGGGTGAGCGAAGCCATAGAACTTGCAGGTGGAGACGATTGTTTTTCCCACTTAAAAGACAGAAAACTCGCCAAAGACCGGATCATCACCGCAGAAGACGTAAAAGATGCCAATCCAGACATTTATGTAGGTTCCTGGTGTGGGAAGGCTATGGACTGGGACTGGGTGCGTAATAAACCCGAATGGCAAAATACAACTGCCCTAAAGAAAAACAAAATCTTTGAAATGGATCCAAGCATTATATTACAACCAGGTCCTGCATTATTTTTGGAAGGGATTCCCAAACTAAAAGAGATCTTTTCCTCCTTCTAA
- a CDS encoding potassium channel family protein gives MQRKKIAVIGIGSFGKLFVQYLFEDGHEVIAIDKDPVIIDSIKDSVTIAVALDATDEHALISQGIADVDYAVIALADDFETSIICAESLKKCGVKNIYARYQTPLQMKVLELLGIKDLFNPEERAARSMAETFSFSGMRSSFLLSDDYSVVEVTVPKRYINKTIAEADLRHKYNINVITIKRPITNKESKRASDSKGEKILGIPHGNTLLREDDVVVLFGSQSDITRFLES, from the coding sequence ATGCAAAGAAAAAAAATAGCAGTCATTGGAATTGGAAGTTTTGGAAAGTTGTTTGTTCAATATTTATTTGAAGATGGACATGAAGTCATCGCAATAGATAAGGATCCAGTCATCATCGATTCTATTAAAGATTCTGTGACGATTGCAGTTGCTTTAGATGCTACTGATGAACATGCATTAATATCGCAAGGAATTGCGGATGTGGATTATGCAGTGATTGCACTAGCTGATGATTTTGAAACTTCCATCATCTGTGCTGAGAGTTTAAAAAAATGCGGAGTCAAAAACATTTACGCTCGTTACCAAACTCCCTTACAAATGAAAGTTTTGGAACTACTGGGAATCAAAGATCTTTTTAATCCAGAAGAAAGGGCCGCAAGGAGTATGGCCGAAACCTTTTCTTTTTCAGGAATGCGTTCTAGTTTTTTACTTTCTGATGATTACAGTGTCGTTGAAGTCACAGTCCCCAAACGTTATATCAATAAAACTATTGCAGAAGCTGACTTACGTCATAAATACAATATCAATGTGATCACAATCAAACGTCCCATCACAAACAAAGAATCTAAAAGAGCTTCCGATTCCAAAGGGGAAAAGATATTAGGAATTCCCCATGGAAACACTCTCCTTCGAGAAGACGATGTAGTTGTATTATTTGGCTCGCAATCAGACATCACACGATTTTTAGAATCATAA
- a CDS encoding MotA/TolQ/ExbB proton channel family protein produces the protein MKFSCNQTKAKLTLSFVIALITIFTLAGKLEAQTAPAAPTTETTQSTETPTETPAPVAEAPAEAPQQESEIGLVKLFVTGGWSMWPLLLSSIVGFGVILERLYFFFTAKLVRKGYNQDLQDAIDASGMSGVEEFLKANEGQRITDVLKNGMEISQNDPEIFASGIEREAGEVMTLLEKGLTVLSAVSTIAPLVGFLGTVSGMINAFDAIANADQVNAKVVAGGIKEALITTAAGLIVAIPAMTFYQYLQGRVGFFTSEVEEAANKIYKEYLKLKAGKKA, from the coding sequence ATGAAATTCTCATGTAACCAGACAAAAGCGAAACTCACTTTGTCTTTTGTGATCGCACTCATCACAATCTTTACTCTTGCAGGAAAACTCGAAGCACAAACAGCACCTGCTGCCCCAACGACTGAAACCACACAATCTACAGAGACTCCTACGGAAACACCTGCTCCTGTTGCAGAAGCTCCAGCGGAAGCACCACAACAAGAATCCGAAATCGGACTCGTGAAGTTGTTTGTGACAGGTGGATGGTCTATGTGGCCACTCCTACTTTCTTCGATCGTAGGCTTTGGTGTAATCCTTGAAAGACTCTACTTTTTCTTCACAGCAAAACTCGTTAGAAAAGGATACAACCAAGACTTACAAGATGCAATTGATGCTTCTGGAATGAGTGGTGTTGAAGAATTCTTAAAAGCAAATGAAGGCCAAAGAATTACTGACGTATTAAAAAATGGTATGGAAATTTCTCAAAACGATCCAGAGATTTTTGCTTCTGGAATTGAAAGAGAAGCAGGCGAAGTCATGACACTTCTAGAAAAAGGACTCACTGTTCTTTCTGCTGTTTCCACTATCGCACCTCTCGTTGGATTCCTTGGAACTGTATCCGGTATGATCAACGCTTTTGATGCGATTGCAAACGCTGACCAAGTAAACGCAAAAGTAGTTGCTGGCGGTATTAAAGAAGCCCTAATCACTACGGCTGCTGGTCTGATAGTTGCGATTCCTGCCATGACATTTTACCAATACTTACAAGGCCGCGTGGGATTCTTTACTTCTGAAGTGGAAGAAGCTGCAAACAAAATTTACAAAGAATATTTAAAACTCAAAGCCGGTAAAAAAGCGTAA
- a CDS encoding ExbD/TolR family protein, producing MLRRKRVAPSVPVSSMADIAFLLLVFFMVTSVLDSDPDLPINLPDVPGGEQLNKKIANLYLTADEKRTVYFNSVKMELNEAMSEIRAKLSTTPDLKVLIHADQDLTYEELDSVFETLREIGALKVSLVTKTTQGGGLKGK from the coding sequence ATGTTACGAAGAAAGAGAGTCGCACCTTCAGTTCCCGTAAGTTCGATGGCAGACATTGCCTTCTTACTTCTCGTGTTCTTTATGGTAACCTCCGTATTGGATTCGGATCCAGACCTTCCCATCAATCTACCAGACGTTCCTGGTGGAGAACAGTTAAACAAAAAGATCGCCAATCTTTACTTAACAGCTGATGAAAAGAGAACTGTCTATTTCAACTCAGTAAAAATGGAACTCAACGAAGCCATGAGTGAAATCCGTGCAAAACTTTCGACCACACCAGACCTCAAAGTTTTGATTCATGCGGACCAAGATTTGACATACGAAGAATTAGACAGTGTATTCGAAACCCTCCGAGAAATAGGGGCCTTAAAGGTTTCCCTTGTTACCAAGACCACTCAAGGTGGCGGGTTAAAAGGGAAGTAA
- a CDS encoding energy transducer TonB: MNGTAVTPRRSKRERIHRFIDRYRIETGLAISAFLQAIIILFWFTPHLETDSLDSLVEEVAFIDNVQIQEPSTDSKPTDGDFDLTDKEKEEKKEDPRIAGASDPIVSGATSPVDLSPNVRPEYTSDAKALGVTGTMTLEVIIGNTGEVLRVRSVGKQLGGGLEEEAIKVYRRKRFSPSILEGKAITVKVLVPIRFTLN, translated from the coding sequence GTGAACGGAACAGCTGTTACACCGAGAAGATCAAAACGAGAAAGGATCCATCGATTTATCGATAGGTACCGAATCGAAACTGGTCTTGCCATTTCTGCCTTTTTACAAGCCATCATCATTCTCTTTTGGTTCACTCCTCATTTGGAAACGGACAGTTTGGATAGTCTCGTGGAAGAAGTGGCATTTATTGACAATGTCCAAATCCAAGAACCATCCACTGATTCTAAACCAACTGATGGAGACTTTGATCTAACTGACAAAGAAAAAGAAGAGAAAAAAGAAGACCCTAGGATTGCTGGAGCTTCCGACCCCATCGTTTCTGGTGCCACCTCACCGGTAGACCTTTCCCCCAATGTCCGTCCTGAATATACTTCTGATGCGAAAGCATTAGGTGTTACGGGAACCATGACTTTAGAAGTCATCATTGGAAACACTGGTGAAGTGCTACGAGTAAGATCCGTAGGGAAACAGTTAGGTGGTGGACTCGAAGAAGAAGCAATTAAAGTTTATCGTAGAAAACGGTTTTCCCCTTCTATCTTAGAAGGAAAAGCAATTACGGTAAAAGTTCTTGTCCCCATTCGATTTACATTGAACTAA
- a CDS encoding DoxX family protein yields the protein MLEKLFYTEASWFLTLLRLVLGLVILPHGLQKLLGMFGGYGYSATLDFFKSEGIPYAIGFLVIVAESFGALGLIFGLFTRISSFGIGITMIGAAIYVRKNGFFMNWFNQQSGEGFEYHILAIGMAVILMIAGGGQLAVDSWISNKIQSN from the coding sequence ATGTTAGAAAAATTATTCTACACAGAAGCCAGTTGGTTTTTGACTTTATTAAGATTGGTTTTAGGTTTAGTGATCCTTCCTCACGGATTACAAAAGTTACTAGGGATGTTTGGCGGATATGGGTATTCGGCTACTCTCGATTTTTTTAAATCAGAAGGGATTCCTTATGCGATTGGATTTTTAGTCATCGTAGCCGAATCTTTCGGGGCACTAGGTCTTATTTTTGGCCTATTCACAAGGATTTCTTCTTTTGGAATTGGAATCACTATGATAGGAGCCGCCATTTATGTGAGAAAAAATGGATTTTTTATGAATTGGTTCAACCAACAATCAGGCGAAGGATTCGAATACCATATCTTGGCCATTGGAATGGCTGTGATTCTGATGATTGCGGGCGGTGGTCAACTAGCGGTTGATAGTTGGATTTCGAATAAAATCCAATCTAATTGA
- a CDS encoding AraC family transcriptional regulator, with product MQTELKNIPIIHLTEIQKDTTNPYFYVGRLEELPSDFQSFDSSHRHSYYALFYFTEGEGTHTIDFQSHPITENTLFFLRPGQVHSWIFTKPVKGFALKIYPDYLSEHGGSITSFQNYPFFQLGNQNCNLTIDDSKQLRNDFERLLNETISQSNASMTYLLIQLVLQQSLKEFNHSQKENTKIESKLYIFFSLLDNHFKDQKTTSYYAKEMGISTGSLNQLCQNQYGKSAKAIIQERLVLEIKRLLLHSDFNINQIALTLGFADNSYFSKFFKSHTSDSPENFRLQKRKLP from the coding sequence ATGCAAACTGAACTAAAGAACATTCCAATCATCCACCTAACAGAAATTCAAAAGGATACCACGAATCCCTACTTTTATGTAGGTAGGTTGGAAGAATTGCCAAGTGATTTTCAGTCGTTTGACAGTTCACATAGACATTCCTATTATGCGTTGTTCTATTTCACCGAGGGAGAGGGAACTCATACTATTGATTTTCAATCCCACCCAATAACAGAAAATACATTATTTTTTCTAAGGCCAGGACAAGTGCATTCCTGGATTTTTACGAAACCAGTGAAAGGTTTTGCTTTGAAGATTTATCCTGACTATCTTTCCGAACATGGTGGATCGATCACTAGCTTTCAAAACTATCCTTTTTTCCAACTAGGAAATCAAAATTGTAATCTGACAATCGATGATTCAAAACAACTTAGAAATGATTTTGAAAGATTATTGAATGAAACAATATCTCAGTCGAATGCTTCTATGACCTATCTTTTAATTCAGTTGGTATTACAACAATCATTGAAAGAATTCAATCATTCCCAAAAGGAAAATACAAAAATTGAATCTAAGTTATACATATTTTTTAGTTTATTAGATAATCACTTCAAAGACCAAAAAACAACATCCTATTATGCAAAAGAAATGGGAATCTCTACCGGAAGTCTGAACCAGTTATGCCAAAACCAATACGGAAAATCAGCAAAAGCAATCATCCAAGAAAGATTGGTATTGGAAATCAAACGATTGTTACTGCATTCAGATTTTAATATCAATCAGATTGCTTTGACTTTAGGATTTGCTGACAATTCTTACTTTAGCAAATTTTTCAAAAGTCATACATCCGATTCACCAGAAAATTTTAGACTTCAAAAACGAAAACTACCATAA
- a CDS encoding ExbD/TolR family protein encodes MIKLKKKQELEEISAASMSDIAFLLLVFFMVTAVFFVKEGLNISLPRKQSEPQPFLRKNVYEILVTQDRYKMRNPAFGTKEYTSLQEFRDDLNQMEIPDLKNKLALIVTTGDTKYAKMLDALSAIQLRGFEKISVRKKK; translated from the coding sequence ATGATTAAGTTAAAGAAAAAACAAGAACTAGAGGAGATATCGGCAGCATCTATGTCGGATATTGCCTTTCTACTCTTGGTATTTTTTATGGTAACTGCTGTATTCTTTGTAAAGGAAGGTCTTAACATTTCTCTTCCTCGCAAACAATCCGAACCTCAGCCTTTTTTACGAAAGAATGTATATGAAATTTTGGTAACCCAAGACAGATACAAAATGCGTAATCCTGCTTTCGGAACTAAAGAATACACTAGTTTGCAAGAATTCCGTGATGACCTAAACCAAATGGAAATCCCGGATCTTAAAAACAAACTAGCACTCATTGTTACAACCGGTGATACCAAATATGCAAAGATGTTGGATGCATTATCAGCAATCCAACTGCGTGGATTTGAAAAAATCTCAGTGAGAAAGAAGAAATAA
- a CDS encoding phasin-related domain-containing protein, with protein sequence MEKQIMDILNAGIGLFQSGKEGLGKAKTQLETTYNELVSKGALDNTEDSVKIRQSVDKILTDIKEFSSVAGKNYDETRSKIVENYNKIAEEIKAKMPEGKIESVKAKINEVAESIKKTGAAKA encoded by the coding sequence ATGGAAAAACAAATCATGGACATTCTCAACGCAGGTATCGGACTTTTCCAATCAGGAAAAGAAGGTCTTGGGAAAGCAAAAACTCAGTTGGAAACAACTTATAATGAATTAGTATCAAAAGGTGCTTTGGATAACACGGAAGACTCTGTAAAGATTCGCCAATCCGTTGACAAAATCCTAACAGACATTAAAGAATTCTCTAGTGTTGCAGGAAAAAACTACGATGAAACTCGTTCTAAAATCGTAGAAAACTACAACAAAATTGCAGAAGAAATCAAAGCAAAAATGCCTGAAGGAAAAATTGAATCCGTAAAAGCAAAAATCAATGAAGTTGCGGAATCTATCAAAAAGACAGGTGCTGCAAAAGCATAA
- a CDS encoding amidohydrolase family protein produces MYCDLHNHLYGCLPPETLFRIGKNNPEPRWHLYLDSYEKAYGIKIRPSTFFEDYADIQKFSKLYHFREKAPFLHFQAKFNLIIALVKFDEREITEVTHDVVLSNSLEDISYAEYRLMFGKEEPKESFYTKLMACLEGLKKGEESAKKEGKPIQGKLVMSLHRDLNFERHYDWMKNWMEKESVIRNGLVGIDFCHIEEGHPPKDKKSFFQSVIKDNKAEPNTALSILYHVGESFRDKTPFSAVRWILESANYGAHRLGHALALGIDSDYFLGEERTELVSEAKDQLECELESYEEITSFGPFYPKEELELKRKELKTKPDSELLKIPFDETQSQYLHTFQNYVMSTLAKTDVVIESCPSSNLYIGMLESHIDHPITRFLQNDLKVSIGSDDPGLFGTTMPEEYGHAHTAGVSEKDLEMIREKSFSYRSTKLSGRELD; encoded by the coding sequence ATGTATTGCGATCTACACAACCACCTTTATGGATGTTTACCCCCCGAAACTTTGTTTCGAATTGGAAAAAATAACCCAGAACCTCGTTGGCATTTGTATTTGGATTCCTATGAAAAAGCATACGGAATAAAAATCCGACCTTCGACTTTTTTTGAAGATTATGCTGACATTCAAAAGTTTTCTAAACTTTACCACTTTCGAGAAAAGGCTCCCTTTTTACATTTCCAAGCAAAGTTCAATTTAATCATCGCCTTAGTAAAGTTTGATGAAAGAGAAATTACTGAAGTCACACATGATGTAGTGTTATCCAATAGTTTAGAAGATATTAGTTACGCAGAATATCGTTTGATGTTTGGAAAAGAAGAACCAAAAGAAAGTTTTTATACAAAACTCATGGCTTGTTTGGAAGGACTCAAAAAAGGCGAAGAATCTGCCAAAAAAGAAGGAAAACCCATCCAAGGGAAACTTGTGATGTCCTTACATAGAGATTTAAACTTTGAACGGCATTATGATTGGATGAAAAATTGGATGGAAAAAGAATCTGTGATTCGAAACGGTCTTGTGGGAATTGATTTCTGTCATATCGAAGAAGGCCATCCTCCCAAAGACAAAAAATCTTTTTTCCAATCGGTAATTAAGGACAACAAAGCAGAACCTAACACAGCGTTATCGATTCTATATCACGTGGGAGAAAGTTTCCGAGACAAAACTCCCTTCTCAGCAGTACGTTGGATTTTAGAGTCAGCAAATTATGGAGCCCATAGACTGGGACATGCATTGGCCCTTGGAATCGATTCAGATTATTTTTTAGGTGAGGAAAGGACAGAACTAGTTTCTGAAGCCAAGGACCAACTGGAGTGTGAATTAGAATCCTATGAAGAAATTACAAGTTTTGGCCCGTTTTATCCCAAAGAAGAACTCGAACTCAAACGAAAGGAATTAAAAACAAAACCAGATTCAGAACTTCTTAAAATTCCTTTTGATGAAACACAGTCCCAATACTTACATACTTTTCAAAACTATGTTATGTCTACTTTAGCGAAAACAGATGTTGTGATTGAGTCTTGTCCTTCTTCCAATTTATACATTGGAATGTTAGAATCTCACATAGACCATCCCATCACACGGTTTTTACAAAATGATTTGAAAGTTTCGATTGGTTCCGATGACCCAGGGTTATTTGGAACCACTATGCCTGAAGAGTATGGACATGCTCATACGGCAGGAGTTTCCGAAAAAGATTTAGAAATGATCCGTGAAAAGTCATTTTCCTATCGTTCTACCAAACTTTCCGGTCGTGAATTGGATTGA
- a CDS encoding TrkH family potassium uptake protein, whose protein sequence is MKFKRLFVFFHRFFLYLQLLRFEIRKFYMEHLRFIGRALYILFGFLSVAILLLDFGFYYPEEWKSYVTFSIRSLVTFFILYESIHLVFTNKRWREYVSLHKIELIILSMLGLEFIYEKNIVAILKSYHISGDDTTLIFLSANQVLFLFSNLAHFFRLSRKNDSKKLNPSIVFVSSFAFIILLGVCFLHFPKSTNGTVRSIDIIFTTISATCVTGLSTVDLGTQFTLTGQLVVLLLIQVGGLGLMTLTSFFSIFLAGKVSVSDTMMIKDLLSEETMGRAKEILKQITLQTLFIESVGALLLFYSFPENFPIALSEKIYYSIFHSISAFCNAGFSLMPNGLATEAFKHSEGFLSVVMFLIILGGLGFPVLFQIRTRLFNPFDFKFRWSVTSKLVFWMTGFLLLFGWISYYFLEGNSSLKGLTTAEQIFHSLFYSVTTRTAGFNTLDLNQMGFPITFISFFLMWVGASPVSTGGGIKTTTFAISLLNITNQIRGKERMEIDHRTIANSSIARASATIVLSLFVIFTAIFCLLLTENANFIDLCYEVVSAFGTVGLTRSLTPHLSDYGKIIICSVMFVGRVGILTLLVALSRKVDHISYEYPKEYVVVG, encoded by the coding sequence TTGAAGTTCAAACGACTTTTCGTTTTTTTCCATCGATTTTTCCTTTATCTACAATTACTACGCTTCGAAATTCGAAAGTTTTATATGGAACACCTTCGCTTTATTGGAAGGGCTCTTTATATTCTATTTGGATTTTTATCTGTCGCCATTTTACTTTTAGACTTTGGATTTTATTATCCAGAAGAATGGAAATCTTATGTGACATTCTCCATTCGTTCTCTTGTGACATTTTTTATTTTATATGAATCCATTCACTTAGTTTTCACAAACAAAAGATGGAGAGAGTATGTTTCCCTTCACAAAATAGAACTAATCATATTATCAATGTTAGGTCTTGAATTCATCTATGAAAAAAACATAGTTGCTATTCTGAAATCATATCATATCTCAGGGGATGACACTACTCTCATTTTTTTATCTGCTAACCAAGTTCTATTTCTCTTTTCCAATTTGGCTCATTTCTTTCGCCTTTCCAGAAAAAATGATTCAAAAAAGTTAAATCCATCGATTGTATTTGTATCTTCCTTTGCATTCATCATTTTACTCGGTGTTTGTTTTTTACATTTTCCAAAATCTACAAATGGAACGGTCCGTTCGATTGATATTATTTTTACAACTATAAGTGCCACATGTGTAACAGGACTTTCCACAGTAGATCTAGGAACACAGTTTACATTAACAGGACAATTGGTTGTTTTACTTCTCATCCAAGTGGGTGGGCTCGGCCTTATGACCTTAACTAGTTTTTTTTCCATCTTCCTTGCAGGTAAAGTTTCTGTAAGTGATACCATGATGATCAAAGATTTGTTATCCGAAGAAACGATGGGTCGTGCCAAAGAAATTTTAAAACAAATCACTCTCCAAACACTTTTCATTGAATCAGTTGGAGCACTTTTATTATTTTATAGTTTTCCAGAGAACTTCCCAATTGCGCTTTCCGAAAAAATTTACTATTCAATCTTTCACTCCATTTCAGCATTTTGTAACGCAGGTTTTAGTTTGATGCCGAATGGGCTCGCCACAGAGGCCTTCAAACATTCCGAAGGTTTTTTATCTGTGGTCATGTTTCTCATTATTTTAGGAGGACTTGGTTTTCCCGTTTTATTCCAAATTCGAACTAGGCTTTTCAATCCTTTTGATTTTAAGTTTCGATGGTCGGTAACTTCCAAATTAGTATTCTGGATGACCGGCTTTCTTCTGTTATTTGGTTGGATTTCCTATTATTTTTTAGAAGGTAATTCTAGTTTAAAAGGTTTAACCACTGCAGAACAAATTTTTCATTCTCTATTTTATTCCGTTACCACAAGGACTGCGGGATTCAATACCTTAGATTTAAACCAAATGGGATTTCCCATCACGTTTATATCCTTTTTCCTTATGTGGGTGGGGGCTTCCCCTGTTTCCACTGGGGGAGGAATTAAAACCACAACCTTTGCCATCTCATTACTGAATATTACCAATCAAATCCGTGGAAAAGAAAGAATGGAAATTGACCACCGAACCATTGCTAATTCCTCAATTGCCAGAGCCAGTGCGACCATCGTATTATCTTTATTTGTGATCTTTACTGCTATTTTTTGTTTGTTGTTAACCGAAAATGCAAACTTTATTGATTTATGTTATGAAGTAGTATCAGCTTTTGGAACAGTCGGTTTGACACGAAGTCTCACTCCTCACTTAAGTGATTATGGTAAAATCATTATTTGTTCTGTTATGTTTGTAGGAAGGGTAGGAATTTTAACACTACTCGTGGCTCTCTCTAGAAAAGTAGATCATATCTCGTATGAGTATCCGAAAGAATATGTGGTTGTAGGCTAA
- a CDS encoding MATE family efflux transporter yields MNQKILGLAIPVFFGMISYTAIMVADTAMVGKLGEVPLAAVGFGGMVYFSIFAFLMGGSMAVQIIVARRFGEKNDRGVGITLINSVYLSLVLGSLLSYFGFLYAPQFMGWIGDDPQVIEVAGVYLSYRFLGTVLFFVGFALRGFFDGIGIVQVGMISSILAAVTNIFFNWLLIFGNWGFPAWGVKGAAIASSLSSVPALLIVLFYFFRKDVMKFFQYEIFAPSFAIIKELCMVGFAPALEGTLVNFAFSGFYKIAGMISTTTLASASVVLTCLSLSFMPGFSFGIAATTILGQSMGQGKIRLAYEGTMRSATFSAIVMGSMGLFFIIAGPWLIGLFTDVPAVIKEAYPALCIVALIQVGDAYHMVIGSALRSAGMMYYVMFVYLIVSFLVMLPLAYLFGIVLAWGTIGIWSAFFIWILLMAVLFVGKFRRKEWVSIRI; encoded by the coding sequence TTGAATCAGAAAATTCTTGGATTAGCAATCCCTGTTTTTTTTGGGATGATTAGTTATACAGCCATCATGGTTGCAGATACAGCTATGGTTGGTAAATTGGGAGAGGTTCCTCTCGCCGCAGTTGGATTCGGTGGAATGGTTTATTTTTCCATCTTTGCCTTTCTTATGGGTGGATCTATGGCGGTTCAAATCATCGTAGCACGTCGATTTGGCGAAAAAAATGACAGAGGGGTCGGAATCACCCTAATCAATTCAGTTTATTTGTCCTTAGTTTTAGGATCTTTATTGTCCTATTTTGGATTCCTTTATGCCCCACAATTTATGGGTTGGATTGGTGATGATCCACAAGTGATCGAAGTTGCTGGTGTGTATTTATCTTATCGATTTTTAGGAACAGTCTTGTTCTTTGTAGGGTTCGCCTTACGCGGATTTTTTGACGGAATTGGAATTGTACAAGTGGGTATGATTTCTTCTATCTTGGCTGCCGTAACAAATATCTTTTTCAATTGGTTACTGATTTTTGGAAACTGGGGATTCCCAGCTTGGGGAGTCAAAGGAGCAGCCATTGCATCTAGTTTGTCATCTGTTCCTGCTCTACTGATCGTGTTGTTTTATTTTTTCCGCAAAGATGTAATGAAATTTTTTCAATACGAAATCTTTGCACCTAGTTTTGCCATCATCAAAGAACTTTGTATGGTTGGGTTTGCACCAGCACTGGAAGGGACACTCGTGAACTTTGCCTTTTCTGGATTTTATAAAATTGCAGGTATGATTAGCACAACAACACTCGCTTCCGCAAGCGTCGTATTAACATGCCTTAGTTTGTCTTTTATGCCTGGTTTTTCTTTTGGAATTGCTGCGACAACCATACTTGGCCAATCCATGGGACAGGGCAAAATACGTTTGGCTTATGAAGGAACCATGCGTTCTGCCACTTTTTCGGCAATTGTTATGGGAAGTATGGGCCTCTTTTTTATCATCGCAGGCCCTTGGCTCATCGGGCTTTTTACGGATGTTCCTGCGGTAATCAAAGAAGCATACCCGGCACTTTGTATTGTGGCCCTCATCCAAGTGGGTGATGCCTATCATATGGTGATTGGATCTGCTCTTCGAAGTGCGGGGATGATGTACTATGTAATGTTTGTTTACCTCATCGTTTCCTTTCTTGTCATGTTACCACTGGCCTATCTATTCGGGATTGTCCTAGCATGGGGAACGATTGGAATCTGGTCTGCGTTTTTTATTTGGATTTTACTTATGGCAGTGCTTTTTGTCGGAAAATTTCGTAGGAAGGAGTGGGTAAGTATACGAATTTAA